Part of the Leptospira yasudae genome is shown below.
AGAAAACCGGTGATTAAAACGTTTTGACGAAGATCGTAAAAATCCAACATGCGTTCCAGCTCTTCGCGATACAGATACAATTCTCTCGAACTAAAACCTGCAAGATAAAATTGAAACTTATTCCCGATCATCGACTTATACGCGTAAGCGAGGCGAATCAAATCGTCTTGCCTTTTGTTCGGTGTGATTCTACCCACAAAAAGAATTTTTTTGATTTCCGATTCCGTTTTCGCGACCTTGGAAAAGTTTTCGGACAACTGATACGTGATCGGAAGAATCTGCACATTCTGAAAACCTAATTCTTCCAATTCCTGCTGATTGAATTTGGAGACTGCAAAGACGAGATCGAATCTATCCTTCATTTCTCTCAATTCTTCCCGACCCTTTTTCAAAAGATAACTCATCTTGAGATCGTACGATTCGAAGAAATGATGCGGAGTCACATTATGATAAATGAGAATTCTCGGAGAACGGAAGGTTCTCAAAAATTCAAAAACACCCGAATGAATCGAATGATGATAAAACAGGATGTCCTTCGAGGATTTGCTGTATGTTTTGTATTTTTTTACGAACGGAAATTTCGCCGCACCGATGTTTTCGGAATAAATGTCTCCTTTATATTCCAAATCCTTTAAGTAGTTGCGGATCTCCTGCATCTCGTTGCTGATCGCGTCGCCCGGATTAAAACCCGCGGAAAACTGTTGGACCTGTCTCATGCGAGAACCTTCTCTTGAAAAAGCGTTTCGAACGGGAAGGAATTGTATTGTCCGATGATCTCCTTTTCGTTTTCCGAAATTCGCTCACGGAGCGTTTTCTTTTCGAGAAGATTGTCCACAAGTCCCCCGAGCAGATCCATAGCCAAAGTCGATTTGTCTTTGAACAAAATGCCGCCGGTTTTCATCGTTTCCGGGGTCGCGCCTGCGTGATATGAAATTACCGGAATGCCTGCACCGAACGCTTCCAGAACGGGAATGTTGAATCCTTCATGCTCGCTCATGCAAACGTATAAATCCATCGAGTTCAAAAAGGTTTCCATTTCCGCGTCGTTGGCGTTCAAACGGATTTGGACATTCCCCATCAGACGCTTCTGGAGAATGATCTTTTTTAGAAAAATATAATATTCTTCGAATACCTTCGGAACGCTTCCGCAGATCAAAAGCTGCACGTTTTGCCTGAACTTCAAAATCGATTCGAGCATTCTCAAAAGGTCTTCCATTTTTTTGTTCGGAGAAATTCTTCCGATAAAGCCGATCGTAAATTCCCGTTTGTCCTTTATGCTTTTATCGCGGATCGAATATTTGCGGACGATCGGAAGAACCAGAGTGTTCGTGATTCCCAAAGATTGCAGAAAATTTGCGTTGAATGGCGAAGAAGGTAAAAACAAATCGGTTTCGTTTTTGAGGGAATACAGTTCCAAGAGAGACCGTTTTTCTTCGAGTTGGAGCGTGTTATAGATTTCGGAACTTACGAAATTCTTAAAGTAGATTGCGGGCGTAAAACTCTGATAACGAACTATTTTTTTTCCCGGTAAATTCCGAAACCAATCGAGAGGATAACCGCAACCGCCGTAATTTAAAATATGAATATCGTTTTTGGAGAATCGGGAAACGGTAGGATGCGTTTCGACCGGAAACGTTTCTTTCGAGAAATTTTTCAGACATACGATGGAATTGGGAACGCCGATCTTTTCTAAAACCGTGTGAATTCCTTTGATATCGTTTCCGATTCCGTCCCCGTCCCGAAACTCGGTGACGTGTTGATAGACTTTCATTTTCGAAACGAGAGGACGGTAAACCCGTCTTCCGATTTTTTTTCTATGATGTTTCTAAAACCGAGTTGTTTGAGATAATCCCGAATCAAAGGCTCTTGGATTTTCGTAAGCCGCAACGGCAAAAACGGAGAAGGGTAATTCGAATTTTCGTTGGAAAAACGGAATCGAATCTCCGTGCCCGAGGCGACCCCGAGGCTCAGCGAACGAAGAGCTTTTTCGATCAGCCAATGCGGATGGATGGATAAATTTTCAGATATTATAATTTTG
Proteins encoded:
- a CDS encoding glycosyltransferase family 4 protein — protein: MRQVQQFSAGFNPGDAISNEMQEIRNYLKDLEYKGDIYSENIGAAKFPFVKKYKTYSKSSKDILFYHHSIHSGVFEFLRTFRSPRILIYHNVTPHHFFESYDLKMSYLLKKGREELREMKDRFDLVFAVSKFNQQELEELGFQNVQILPITYQLSENFSKVAKTESEIKKILFVGRITPNKRQDDLIRLAYAYKSMIGNKFQFYLAGFSSRELYLYREELERMLDFYDLRQNVLITGFLSDSELNNLYQEADAFVSMSEHEGFCVPLIEAMVHRIPILAYSGGAVPETLNGAGVLFSEKKFPDLAILLDKILTDVSFRNRILTNQDVRLEEFKKTDSKAVLRKTIEALS
- a CDS encoding glycosyltransferase family 4 protein, whose product is MKVYQHVTEFRDGDGIGNDIKGIHTVLEKIGVPNSIVCLKNFSKETFPVETHPTVSRFSKNDIHILNYGGCGYPLDWFRNLPGKKIVRYQSFTPAIYFKNFVSSEIYNTLQLEEKRSLLELYSLKNETDLFLPSSPFNANFLQSLGITNTLVLPIVRKYSIRDKSIKDKREFTIGFIGRISPNKKMEDLLRMLESILKFRQNVQLLICGSVPKVFEEYYIFLKKIILQKRLMGNVQIRLNANDAEMETFLNSMDLYVCMSEHEGFNIPVLEAFGAGIPVISYHAGATPETMKTGGILFKDKSTLAMDLLGGLVDNLLEKKTLRERISENEKEIIGQYNSFPFETLFQEKVLA